One Pseudobdellovibrionaceae bacterium genomic window, CTTTTAGCGACACTTTCTTTTTTTTATCACTAATTAACTTTAATATTCTTATTTTTTTACTTTTAGGATTTTTGATTTTTAAAAATTTCACTAAAATTTTTGGAGATTATTCAAAAATCTTTGGAAAAAGTTTAAAAACAAAATTAATTTCTGCATTTATATTTTTTAGCTTTATCCCCACAGGCATTGTAGCTATTTTGTCGGTATTTTATTTAAATAATAGTTTTAGTAAATGGTTTGATTATAAAATCACAGACGCTTTAGCCAAAGTAGTAAATGTAGGGGATTACTATCAAGATAGTGTAAAGCGTACCAATTATAAAGTGGCCCATGTTTTTCAAGAACAATTAAAATCTCATCAGGGTCGATGGAAGAGGCTTAATCAAAAAGAAAAAAATCGATTAATGGCAAACTTTATGGCGAGTTTTAAAAAACAATATTTTTTAGATAAAGTAATGCTGTATACAAAAAAAGAATGGAAAAGGCTTGAAGAAAACGGACCTAGAGCACAAGTTAACAAACCTTTGGTAGGAGGAGAAAACTTTAGCAAAGTGTCTGTTTTTGGGTCGCAAAGCCTTGTAGAAAGTTTTGCCACCTTTGTTTTAGAGGGCCAAGTTAGAGTCCTTTCTGTGGGGACTTTTGTTTCTACCCATTTTTTAACGCAAGCTAAAGATATTGACGAAGTGTATAAGGTTTTAAATAAAAAATCGTTTATTTTTACCTCTTCTAAAATGATATATTTTTCTACTTTAATCGTAATGGTTTTGGTTATTATATTTATGGCTACTTGGTTTGGTTTTTATTTAGCCAAGCGATTAACTGTTCCTGTAGAGTTGTTAAGCCAAGCTAGTCATAAAATTGCTAAAGGAAGTATTTTAGACGAAAAAGATTTGTCTTTATTTGGATCTTTAGACTATAAATCGACCTCTAAAGAGTTTGAGCAACTGCTAAAAGACTTTCAATTTATGGCAGAAGAAATTCGTAAATCTAAGGCGGAAACTTTAAAAAGACAAAGAGTAGAGGCTTGGGCAGAGGTGGCCAGACGCATGGCCCACGAAATAAAAAATCCATTAACCCCTATTAGTTTGTCTGCACAAAGGCTAAATAAATTATTTTCTAAAACTCTTAATGACGAAAGGTTTAATAAAAGCATTAAAATGATAATAGAGCATACAAATATACTAAAAAATTTAGTAAACGAATTTGCGTTATTTTCAAGACTTCCTCAAACTAATTTAAAAAAACATTCCATTATAGATTTACTAAAAGATGTGGTTTTGTTTTGCACAGAGTCTCACCCCGAGGTAAAATTTTCTTTAAATACCACCTTGCCCAGTTTGGATTGCTTATTTGACAAAGAACAAATGAACAGGGTGTTTACAAATTTAATTGCTAATAGTATTGAATCCATGAGTTCCTCCAAGTCCCAAGAGGTGAAGATTGGGGTGGTTCAAAAAGGCGCGAATGTGCAGATTACTTTTTCTGATAACGGACCTGGGTTTAAACCAGACATGCTTAGTCGAGTTTTTGAACCTTATGTTACGGATAAAGCCTTTGGAACAGGGCTGGGCCTTCCCATAGTATATAAAATCTTAACAGAACATAAAGGGTCGGTAAGTATAAAAAATCTACCCACAAAAGGGGCCGAGGTAATACTTACTTTTCCTGCATAAGTTTTTTAAAAATAAATTTGTTTACTTTAAAAATTACGCTATAGTAATTTTATTATGAAAACAAAAATCTTAGTGGTAGATGACGAGCCTTCTATTGTGCAAGTTTTGTTAGATTTATTAGCAGATGAAGGTTACGAGGCACAAGGCGCTTTTAATGGAGAAGAGGCTCTTAAGTTGAGTGCTAGTTTTCGGCCAGATATTGTTTTATTAGATATTTGGATGCCGGGCTCTTTAGACGGGCTAGATGTTTTAAAAGAAATTAAATCTAAAGGCAGTTTAGCAGAAGTTGTTATGATGTCAGGTCATGGCACCATCGAAACCGCAGTGCAAGCTACAAAAGTAGGGGCTTGGGGGTTTTTAGAAAAACCTTTGGTTTTTGATAAATTACATATTTTAATCAAACAGATTTTAATTTTTCAAAAAGAAAAAAAAGAAAAAAACCTTTTATTATCTAGGTTGCGCGAAGATATTAGTTTAATAGGAAGTAGTTCTTTTATAAAAAATTGCAAAAAAAATATTTTAGCGCTTAGTAAGTCTTCTTCTCCTGTATTGATTTACGGAGAAGCTTCTTTAGGAAAAAAAATTTTAGCAAAAAACATTCATTATATGGGAGGTCGTTCTTCTTATGATTTTATTTCTTACTTTTGTGCTCATTCTGCGCAAAACTTACAGATAGAAGAGATTTTTGGGCGAGAAAAAGCTTTTCGCTTTTCTGAAGAGGAAGGTCAACGGTCACAACTATCTTATGCCCATAAAGGCAGTTTGTTTTTAAGAAATATAGAATTTTTAAACTTAGAAGCCCAAGAACAGTTATATAATTTTATTAAAACCTCACAATACCAGTCTGTAGGTTCTGATAAAAAACATAGCAGTGATGTTCATATACTGGCTAGCACGGCATCGAATTTAAAAGAAAAAGTAAAGCAAAAAACATTTTTAAAAAAACTATACGAAGCATTTGAAGAAATAATAGA contains:
- a CDS encoding sigma-54-dependent Fis family transcriptional regulator, whose product is MKTKILVVDDEPSIVQVLLDLLADEGYEAQGAFNGEEALKLSASFRPDIVLLDIWMPGSLDGLDVLKEIKSKGSLAEVVMMSGHGTIETAVQATKVGAWGFLEKPLVFDKLHILIKQILIFQKEKKEKNLLLSRLREDISLIGSSSFIKNCKKNILALSKSSSPVLIYGEASLGKKILAKNIHYMGGRSSYDFISYFCAHSAQNLQIEEIFGREKAFRFSEEEGQRSQLSYAHKGSLFLRNIEFLNLEAQEQLYNFIKTSQYQSVGSDKKHSSDVHILASTASNLKEKVKQKTFLKKLYEAFEEIIEVPPLSERKEDLQDLIFYFLSHFSKKEPCALKFLDKEALNFLLNHQWKFHIKELKNFIEKIYIVYKKQNLNLQDIKQII